In Aliidongia dinghuensis, the DNA window CCGAGAGTGTCGCCGCCTTCGGCATCGACGCTGCGCCCTTCAAGCCCGCGGGCGACGGCAAGGCGGCCGAGGTCAATGCCTGGATCCTGATCGAGCCGGACGACAGCGTCATCATCCGCGTCGCCAAGTCCGAGATGGGCGAGGGCATTCTGACCGCGCTCCCCATGATCGTGGCCGAGGAGCTCGAGTGCGACTGGACCAAGGTGCGCGCCGAATATGCCGATGCGCACCGAAATTTTGTCGAGAGCAAGCCGTATGGTCCCATGAGTACCGGCGGCAGCGGCGCCGTCCGGCGCTCGCGCGAATATCTGCAGCAGGCCGGCGCCAGCGCGCGTGCTCGGCTGATCGCCGCCGCGGCCAAGCAATGGGGTGTCGCCGAGGCCGAGTGCACGGCGCGCGACGGCAAGGTCAGCCACGCCGCAACGAAGCGCAGCCTGGGCTATGGCGTGCTGGCATCGGCCGCGGCCAAGGTTGCGCTGGCCCAGGAGCCGGCGATCAAGACGCCGGACCAATATCGCCTGATCGGCACGCCGCAGGCGCGCTTCGACACGCCGCACAAGATCAACGGCGCGGCCAAGTTCGGCATCGATACGCGGCTCGACGGCATGCTCTACGCCGCCGTCGCGACCTGCCCCGTGTTCGGCGGCACCGTCAAGGCGGTCGACGACAGCAAGGTCAAGGGCCGGCGCGGCATCAAGCAAATCGTGCCGATCCCGGGCGGCGTCGCCGTCGTCGCCGACAGTTTCTGGCGCGCCAAGGAGGCGGTCGGCGATCTCGTCATCACCTGGGACGAGGGGGCCGGCGCTGGCACCAGCAGCGACCAGTTCCGCAAGGACTATCGCGCCGCCCTCGATGGGCCGGCGGCCAATGCCAAGCATTTGGGCGATCCCGCGGGCGTGCTCGCCAAGGCGGCGAAGAAGATCGACGCGCTCTACGAGGCGCCGCACGTCGCCCATGCGGCGATGGAGCCGCTGAACGCCACCGTCCACGTCCAGGCCGACCGGCTCGACGCCTGGATCGGGACCCAGGACCCGGACGGCGCGCTGCAGCGCGCCGCCACCGCCGCCGGCATGAAGCCGGAGCAGGTGTTCATCCATAATTGCTTCCTGGGCGGCGGTTTCGGCCGGCGCGCGATCAACGACGAGCTGACCCAGGCGGTCATCGTCGCCAAGGCGGTGGGCCAGCCGGTCAAGCTCGTCTGGACGCGCGAGGAGGACATGCAGCACGACCGCTACCGGCCGCAGGCGGCGATCCGCTTCAAGGCCGGCTTCGGCGGCGACGGCATGCCGGTCGCCTGGGACATGCGCACGGCCGTGGGCTCGATCAGCCGCTCGCTCGGCCGCGACCCGGTGACGAGCGGCGTCGAGCCGTCGGCGGTCGAAGGCTTGGCGAACGTGCCCTATGCGGTCGCCAACCTCAATGTCGACTGCATCCTCAAGAACACCCATGTGCCGGTCATGTTCTGGCGCTCGGTCGGCAGCTCGCAGAACGCCTTCGCGCTCGAGAGCTTCGTCGACGAGATGGCGGTCGCGGCCGGCAAGGACCCATATGAGTTCCGGCGCGCGCTGCTCGCCGGCCAGCCTGACTTCTTGAAGGTGCTGGATACGCTTGCCGAAAAGGGCGACTGGTCGAAGAAGCTGCCGGCCGGCCAGGGACGCGGCATCGCGATCCACGAGAGCTTCGGCACCATCGTGGGCGAGATCGTCGAGGTCGCGGTCAGTCCCAAGGGCGAGATCAAGGTGCCGCGCGTCGTGGCCGTGGTCGACTGCGGCCATGTCGTGAACCCGCGCACGGTCGAGATGCAGATCGAAAGCGCCGTCATCTATGGGCTGACGGCGGCACTCTATGACGAAATCACGATCAAGGACGGCCGCGTCGAGCAGGCGAACTTCGACGAGTACCAGATGGTACGCTTCGCCGACGCGCCGGCAATCGAGACTTATCTGGCACTGTCGGGCGGCGGCAAATGGGGCGGCATCGGCGAGCCGGGTACGCCGCCCATCGCGCCGGCCCTCTGCAACGCCATCTTCGCTGCGACCGGCAAGCGCATCCGCTCCCTGCCGATCAAGAACACGGACCTCTCCGGGCGGGCGTGAAGATATCAAGTCGCAATCCTCCCGGCTTGCTCGCCGGCAAGCGCGGGTCCATTCTCTCGTCTGAGGAATGGCGCGGCGCCCAAGCGGGTGCGCGCACCGGGAGGATTGAATGGCTGTTGAAGTGATGCGTCGGCGGGAAGTGCCGACGGAGCGGATGATCGCACGCTTGAAGGAACGGTTCGGCGACCGTGTGTCGACGGCGGCGGCCGTGCGCGACCAGCATGGCAAGGACGAATCCTATCACCCGATCGAGGCGCCGGACGCCGTGTTCTTCGCCCGCTCGACCGAGGAAGTGGCGGAGGCCGTCAAGCTCTGCGCCGAGTACAAGGTGCCGGTCATCCCGTTCGGCACCGGCACCTCGCTCGAGGGCCATGTGGCGGCACGCGAGGGCGGCCTCTCAATCGACGTGAGCCAGATGGACCAGGTGCTGCGCGTCTCGCCCGAAGATCTCGACTGCACGGTGCAGCCGGGTGTGACGCGCAAGCAGCTGAACGAATATCTGCGCGACACCGGCCTGTTCTTCCCGATCGACCCGGGAGCCAACGCGTCGATCGGCGGCATGACCGCGACGCGCGCATCGGGCACCAACGCGGTGCGCTACGGCACCATGCGTGACAATGTGCTCTCGGTGACGGCCGTGCTGGCCGACGGCCGCGTCATCAAGACGGCGAGCCGGGCGCGCAAGTCGTCTGCCGGCTATGACCTGACGCGGCTCTTCGTCGGATCCGAAGGCACGCTCGGCGTCATCACCGAGGTGACACTCAAGCTCTACGGCATTCCGGAGGCGATCTCGTCGGCAGTCTGCGCGTTCCCGACCATCGCGGCCGCGGTCGACACGGTGATCTCGACCATCCAGGCGGGCGTGCCGGTCGCGCGCATCGAGCTCTTGGACGAGGTGCAGATCAACGCCTGCAACCATTATTCGAAGCTCGACCTCAAGGTGGCGCCGACCTTGTTCTTCGAATTCCACGGCACCACGGCCGGGGTCAAGGAACAGGCCGAGATGGTGGCCTCCTTCGCCGAGGACAACGGCGGCGAGGGCTTCAAATGGACGAGCTCGGCCGAGGAGCGCTCGAAGCTCTGGCAGGCGCGGCACGACGCCTATTACGCCGGCCTCTCGCTCCGGCCCGGCTCCAAGGGCTGGGCGACCGACGTGTGCGTGCCGATCTCGAACCTGGCCGAGGCGATCAACGAGACGAAGAAGGATCTGGAAACGGCCAGCATGCCGGTCTGCCTGGTGGGTCACGTGGGCGACGGCAATTTCCACCTCTGCTTCATTCTCGACCCGAACAAGCCGGAGGAGTTCGAGGAGGCGGCGGCGATCAACGAGCGCATGGTGAAGCGTGCCCTGGCGCTCGACGGCACCTGCACCGGCGAGCATGGCGTGGGCTACGGCAAGATCGGCTTCGTTGAGGAGGAGCACGGGCCCGCGACGATCGGCGTCATGCGCGAGATCAAGCGCGCGCTCGACCCGCACAACCTGATGAACCCCGGCAAGGTGATCCGGCTCGGGGCCAATCACTAGCTTCCATCGTCATCCCCGCGCAGGCGGGGATCCAGCATTACGCGCGGCAGCGCGGACGAGAGTCTCGTCGCCGCGGACGCGGCTCTTGCTGGGTTCCCGCCTCCGCGGGAGCGACGGATAGAAACTCGATTCCAGGAGCTTTCCTCATGTCGTTCGATTTCACCGGCAAGCGCGTCGTCGTCGCGGGCGGCAGCAAGGGCATCGGCCGCTCGATCGCGCTGGGCTTCGCCCGGGCCGGCGCCAAGGTCTCGATCTGCGCTCGGGGCGCGGCCGCGCTCGAGGCGGCGCGGGCCGAGCTTTCCGCCTTCGGCCAGCAGGCCCACGCCGCGACCTGCGACCTGGGCGTCGAGGCCGACATCACGGGCTATGTCGCAGCCGCGGCCGAGGCGCTGGGCGGCATTGACGTGCTGGTCAACAACGCCTCCGGTTTTGGCGCGACCGACGACGAGGCGGGCTGGGCGCAGAGCCTCAACGTCGACATCATGGCGACGGTCCGCGCCTCGCACGCAGCCATCCCGTTTCTGCTGAAGAACCCCGGCGCCTCGATCGTCAACATCTCGTCGATCTCGGGCTACCGGCCGTCGACCCGCTCCGTGCCCTATGCCGCGGTCAAGGCGGCGGTCATTCAATATACGACGAGCCAGGCGGCGCTCCTGGCGCGCCAGGGCGTGCGCGTCAATTGCGTGGCGCCCGGCTCGATCGAGTTTCCCGGCGGCACCTGGGAGGATCGGCGCACCAGCAATCCGGACCTCTACAACCGCATCCTCGACAGCATCCCGTTCGGCCGGCTGGGCCTTCCCGAGGAGGTCGCCGACGTGGTGCTGTTCCTGGCGAGCCCGCTCGCGCGCTGGGTCACCGGGCAGACCATCGTCGCGGACGGCGGGCAGCTGCTGGGTGTCTAGTTGACGGCGGTATTATTTGCCGCCAGCTAGGCAAA includes these proteins:
- a CDS encoding xanthine dehydrogenase family protein molybdopterin-binding subunit, producing the protein MTHLAPLSRRFFITAGLSAAGGLAIGVALPESVAAFGIDAAPFKPAGDGKAAEVNAWILIEPDDSVIIRVAKSEMGEGILTALPMIVAEELECDWTKVRAEYADAHRNFVESKPYGPMSTGGSGAVRRSREYLQQAGASARARLIAAAAKQWGVAEAECTARDGKVSHAATKRSLGYGVLASAAAKVALAQEPAIKTPDQYRLIGTPQARFDTPHKINGAAKFGIDTRLDGMLYAAVATCPVFGGTVKAVDDSKVKGRRGIKQIVPIPGGVAVVADSFWRAKEAVGDLVITWDEGAGAGTSSDQFRKDYRAALDGPAANAKHLGDPAGVLAKAAKKIDALYEAPHVAHAAMEPLNATVHVQADRLDAWIGTQDPDGALQRAATAAGMKPEQVFIHNCFLGGGFGRRAINDELTQAVIVAKAVGQPVKLVWTREEDMQHDRYRPQAAIRFKAGFGGDGMPVAWDMRTAVGSISRSLGRDPVTSGVEPSAVEGLANVPYAVANLNVDCILKNTHVPVMFWRSVGSSQNAFALESFVDEMAVAAGKDPYEFRRALLAGQPDFLKVLDTLAEKGDWSKKLPAGQGRGIAIHESFGTIVGEIVEVAVSPKGEIKVPRVVAVVDCGHVVNPRTVEMQIESAVIYGLTAALYDEITIKDGRVEQANFDEYQMVRFADAPAIETYLALSGGGKWGGIGEPGTPPIAPALCNAIFAATGKRIRSLPIKNTDLSGRA
- a CDS encoding FAD-binding oxidoreductase, which codes for MAVEVMRRREVPTERMIARLKERFGDRVSTAAAVRDQHGKDESYHPIEAPDAVFFARSTEEVAEAVKLCAEYKVPVIPFGTGTSLEGHVAAREGGLSIDVSQMDQVLRVSPEDLDCTVQPGVTRKQLNEYLRDTGLFFPIDPGANASIGGMTATRASGTNAVRYGTMRDNVLSVTAVLADGRVIKTASRARKSSAGYDLTRLFVGSEGTLGVITEVTLKLYGIPEAISSAVCAFPTIAAAVDTVISTIQAGVPVARIELLDEVQINACNHYSKLDLKVAPTLFFEFHGTTAGVKEQAEMVASFAEDNGGEGFKWTSSAEERSKLWQARHDAYYAGLSLRPGSKGWATDVCVPISNLAEAINETKKDLETASMPVCLVGHVGDGNFHLCFILDPNKPEEFEEAAAINERMVKRALALDGTCTGEHGVGYGKIGFVEEEHGPATIGVMREIKRALDPHNLMNPGKVIRLGANH
- a CDS encoding SDR family NAD(P)-dependent oxidoreductase, which codes for MSFDFTGKRVVVAGGSKGIGRSIALGFARAGAKVSICARGAAALEAARAELSAFGQQAHAATCDLGVEADITGYVAAAAEALGGIDVLVNNASGFGATDDEAGWAQSLNVDIMATVRASHAAIPFLLKNPGASIVNISSISGYRPSTRSVPYAAVKAAVIQYTTSQAALLARQGVRVNCVAPGSIEFPGGTWEDRRTSNPDLYNRILDSIPFGRLGLPEEVADVVLFLASPLARWVTGQTIVADGGQLLGV